The DNA window AGCATTTGACGGTTGCAGCAATCTTACGAGCATCACCATGCTTGGCAAGTCGGCTGACAACGCTGCTGAAGCCGTTTCACGCGCTCCGCGTAAAGCCCGGCTTACAGAGGATGCCTTCAGGGGAATAAATCCCAACTGTCTTATCTACATTCCTGAAGACAGTGGCATCGAACTCGGAACAATGCGTAACGTCATTGTAAATCAGGGAAGCTCACGTGTGGCCGATACCGATATCGTGCTTGAACAGGGTTATCCTTTCAATGCGCCGGCAAGCTTCAGCCTTGGAGCAAACAGTATTTCTATGACGATTGACATCCCCGGCAGCATCAGCGACGACAATGACGGCTGGAAGGGTGTGATACTTCCGTTCGCTCCTGATTCTGTGGCTTATGGCGAAGAGTTTGTTCCGCGTGGAGAAAAGGTGCTCAATCTCCTTACACTCAACAGCGAGGAAGGCGATACATTTACCTCTGCCGACAGCATCGTTGCCAATCGTCCTTATCTGGCTAACCTCCATGCTCCGTTTGCAACAGTTCCGGTGACATTCATTGCACGTGGAAAATCTGCGGACTCTGAGATTGTCTATGATGTCAACTATACGCCTCTCGCAGAGGAAATGAGCGTCAATGGCCGTGGTCTCACTCTCTATGGCGCCTATGGTGCGGATAATGATAAGTCGGATGTCTATGTGCTCGATGAAAACGGCGTGGCATTCCGTCGTGCTGCCACCGACAGCGTAGCCGTCACTCCGTTCTCTGTGTTTGTATGTCCGTCAGAAACACAGCTGCCTGATTCTGTGGCTGTAGGTTCACATCCGCTGTGGGTGTTCAATCCTGCTCCTGCAAACGATAACGGATTTAAACTTTATCGTTCGGGTTCTGTCGAACTCCTTTCTGAAACAGCCGGTTCGACCATATATTATACGGTCGATGGATCTGATCCTGCAAGCAGCGAGACAAGAATCGCTTATGATGCGCCATTCTCACTTGAAAGTGACACACTCTCGATCAATGCGGTTGCCGAGTATAAAGGATATCTTTCGGATGCGGTGAACATGGTCTACGAACTGAGAAAGACCAATGTCAACTACAGTCTTGAGGACGGCTGGAACTGGATTTCACACAATGTGGAGAATGAAATACCTGTTGAGTCGATAATCTCTGACAATGTTGACCGTGTTGTTTCCCAGACGGAAGAAGCAATCCGCGATCCCCAGTTTGGAGTTGTCGGTAATCTCAATTCGCTGAATCCGCTTGAAGCATACAAGGTGTTTACTGTAGGCGGAAACAGCGATCAGGCTGTGAGCGGAGTTTCGTTTGACCCATCTGTGCCCGTAGCTCTCAAAAAGGGCTGGAACTGGATCGGTTGTCCGATGGAGAACAGTTGTATCACCGTTGCTGATGCCTTTGTCAATCTTGAAGCTGAGGAAGGCGACATGATTGTCGGACGCGAGGGCTTCGCTCAGGCTGACACCGACGGCAATTGGATCGGAGATCTCCAGCAGCTTGCGCTCGGACAGGGCTATATGTATCTCAGCGGAAGTGTGAAAGAGTTTAACTACAACGCAGTTCCGTCACACAGCGAAGTCAGAAAGAACATTGTCCGCGAAAACACCAAGGCTACATGGACTATCGAAAGCAGCAAATATCCTTCGGTAATGCCTATAACCTCACATATCGTTAAAGACGGAGGCATTATGGCCGCTGACGGAGAGTTTGAAATCGGAGCTTTCTGTGGCGATGAGTGCCGCGGTATAGGCGTATGTGTCGAAGGATGGACCATGATCAGTGTATTCGGTAATCCCGGCGATGAAATCAGTTTCCGCATCCTGTCGACCGATTCACACAGTGAGCATGCGTTGCCTCAGACATTGACATTCACGGAATCGCCTGTCGGTTCTCTCAAGTCTCCGTTTGTGTTTAATGCTTCGGCAACCTCGGCTATCGAGACTGTAGATAATGGAGCAATAAAGGTCATCGTCGAAAATGGAAATATTGAGATTTCAGGTGACACTCAGTCGGTAGAGCTTGTCGAAGTTTATGACATCGCAGGTGTGAAGGAAGCAGCCGCGACAAATGCCGATAAGCTGAAGTTTGAGAATCTGAAGACAGGTGTCCATATCGTAGTGATATACACCGCTGACGGACACATCAGCCGGAAAGTGGAAGTAAAATAAATTTCATTTTCCGTCCTCTATAGAAAATGCCACTTCAATCGATTGAAGTGGCATTTTCTATAGAGGACGCTTCTATTGCAAAGATTTCCCTCCGGCTGTTGTCATATTTTATGCGAAACCGAAATTATGATATTACAAGCCGTAAAATATATAATTGAGCATTGAAAAAAGCTGGAAAAGAACGAAAGGGAAAATAAAATTTCTTCCCTTCTTTTCCCTTGAAAATAAAACGACAAAGCATAGTATTGGATGTCACCGACTTATGATTGAGAAATCAGCGAAAGATAACAAGCAAGTAACAAAAATGGATTTTATTTGTAGGAAGCAGTCAGGCGGTCAAAAGGGAACGGAAAGGAAAGATAAAGGTATGGTCGTGAATCAATGGATATGGCTGACTGCAATCTCTTTCTGACTTTGCAAAGGAAATAAATTTTGATGAATCTGCCAAGCGAAAACAGGCAATTTGTCAAGAGTGTCAATCGGCCTGACTGTCGGGAGTCTCCCGAAACCGATGGAGCTGACGGCGGGAAATATTCAGATATGAGGCGATTTCGCCAAGTGGCACAAGTTCAAGTATTCGCGGGAACCGCTCTACCAGTTGACGGTAGCGTTGGAGGGGCGAATAATAGTAACCGTTGAGTATTATTCCGTAGGCTTGGGAGAACAAGGACTGTACGAACCGCAGATTAAACTCCGGATTGCTCTCTAAATATTCCTGGATAAACTTTGTCGGCACAATCATCACATCGGAATCTTCCAATGCTATGATGGCAGTTGGCATGGGGCCACCCGACATTATCGCTGAGTAGTTGGCCAGAACCGCATTACTGAATACAAAGCCTACTGTCTTAAGACACCCGTCGCAGTCGGACAGCGCATGCTTGAAACCTCCGTTCCGTATCCATCCGCAGTATTTGAGGCCGTCACCGGAGTTCACGAAATATTCGCCACGGCGATAATGCCGTAGCTCGCCGTGGCTCTCGCAGATCTCCTGCCAGAATGCGAAATCGATATCCCGCTCAAAGGCGTTGAACTTCTCCATAATGCAAATATACCACTTTTTTATGAGTTTCCGGCCCTTCTGTGCTTATAAAACCCTCACAATATGGTCGATTTCAGTGCAAGTGTGACAAATGTCACTCTGAAATCCGATTATTATTGTTAACTTTGCTATGTAAACTACCCTTTAACGATTTATGGGATAGCAAAGAAAAATGACAGCATAAATACGGGCACAATGGGAAAGAGCCTCGCAAGAATCATCGGCATAGCGCGTCATCGCCTCTCTACCGACGGCGATGGCGTCACCACGCTTGTGGCTTTCCACGGATGCCCGCTCCATTGCCGTTATTGCCTCAATCCCCAGTCGCTCGGTGATGGCGGCAAGTTCAAGGAATACACCCCGGAATTGCTATACCGGGAAATACGCATCGACGAGCTTTATTTCCTTGCCACCAATGGCGGCGTGACATTCGGCGGTGGGGAGCCGTGTCTGCGTCCCGATTTTATCCGACGCTTCCGCGAACTGTGCGACGAGAGCTGGCAAATCAATCTTGAAACCTCGCTCAATGTTCCGATGGACAATATCGCGTCCTTGCTCCCTGTGGTAAATACACTTATCATCGACATCAAGGACATGAATTCTGAGATTTACCGCAACTATACCGGGCTGGACAATTCCCTTGTCCTATCCAATCTCCGGCTGATAGCCGATAACGGAAGGCAGAGTGACTGCATCGTCCGCATACCTCTGATACCTGAGTTCACCACTGATGCCGATCGCGACGCAAGCCGAGCCGCGCTTGAACAACTCGGCTTTACCCGATTCGATTTATTCACCTACCAAATCCGCAAACAATGTCTATGAATAAAAAAACGACGTTCATAATTGGAATTGCCTTATGCTCAATGCTGGCTATAATTGCAATTATTCTGATTTTTATCACTTCAGGAAAGGATGGTGAGGCAATGAAGATTATTTATGCCTGCTTCGCCGGGTGGATGATATTCGGCGTATATCGGGGATTTAGGCATATATTCTCTAAGCCGGACAAGAAACCATGTCCTACTTTTGAGGGAGTGAGCTATAACATCACTCCGGTATCCGATAAAAAAGTCATAGAAGACTTTTTTAATCCTCTGGCTATGCGGTTTCGCACTGTAGGTTCACTGTTTATCCTTTGTGTGTTGTGGGTCGGCATGGAATACTTCAGCCCTAAATTTACAATCTATTTCTGGATATTACTTATTATAACAATTGTTGTCAAAGGCTTTCTACTCACCCGTTATATACGACTGAATAACGCTATGAATACTCTTGGGAAAGTCATACTTGAACAGACCGGAGATATTGATGTGTTCAGGTACGATGTGACAGTTCAGCTAATCAATGAAGCCGATACTACCCCGGAAGATGTAATTGATCCCATAAGACCCTATGTGAATGTGTCGGGCAGTTATGATGATTACCTTAAAGATGTGTCGCAGTTCAGTATAGAACAGCGTCATATTCTTTCAGTCAACTGGTATATTTCTGAGGTGTATGGCGATGGACATTATGGATTTTTCACTGATTCAATCGGCATGGTATATCTTGATGCCATTGAGGGCCTTAAAGCTATCGGTGCAGAAAAGTATGCCGGGATTCTTGAAAAGGCGGTTTCGGAGTTTGATGGTATAAAACAACCGCAGTTTGACTTGGAGCAACGAGTCAATATAATCAATGAGTTGGATCTTGATTTTGGGAAGTTTGATGATGCAATGTATTCATTAGATGAATATGACGAGGAAATTACGAAAATGCAAATGGCTTATGTCCGTCTCCACGCCAACAATTTCCTTTTTGATAACCCACAAAAACACTGACTATGGCACGAGGAAAACAGACCTGCAAGATATTGAAGGAGATACGTCGGCAGATTGCCGAGGCTAACGGCATCGAGTTCGCCACTTCGGAATGTCGCTACAAGGGCGACTGCCTCGGCACATGCCCCAAATGCGAAGCCGAGGTCCGCTACCTTGAGCAGCAGCTCCGCGCCCGCACCCTCGCCGGGAAAGCCGTAGCCCTCGCCGGCATCTCTGCTGGTATGATTCTTATGTCGGAGTGTAGCGGCATATCGTCAAATCAATCGAACGTTACATTGCAGGGCGAGCCTGAGATATCAGTCGAGCAGATTGAGGTTGCTGACACAATCGAGGAGGGCGAACTGCCCGCAATTGAAGATACGGTTGTCTTAAAAAAAGGAGAAATCGATGATACTGAAATTGTTGTGGGGGAAATTATTGACCCTGAACAAGAAGATAACGTGTATGAAGCTATTGTAGATGTTCGCCCAACATTCCCCGGCGGCGATGAAAAACTAATGGAATGGATATCGCAGCATATCGTATATCCTCCGGGGTGCTGGGAGTCAAACATACAAGGTCGCGTTATAATCCGGTTCATGATAAAAGCAGACGGCTCCGTAGGGGAAGCTGAAATTATACGTAGAGTTTATCCGGAACTTGACAAAGAAGCCTTGCGTGTCGTCAAATCCCTGCCCAAATTCAACCCGGCAACCCTGAATGGTAAAGCGGTTGAATATTGGTTTACCCTACCTATAATATTTAGATTGACAGATAATTTTGAAAGCCCTGAAAAAGCAAAGGATTCTGTTATAACGGTAACACAAAACGAAGTCGTATCTGGGACGGAATATGGCACAGATGAAGTCAAAATATATAATGTAGTGGAGCAAATGCCGGAGTATCCGGGAGGGCAGGCAGCATTGTTGAAATTCATTGGCGACAATCTCAAATATCCGAAAGAAATGGTTGGTTGTTTTCAAGGAAGTATCAGAGTAAGGTTTTATGTTGACACATTAGGCCATGTATGCGACCCACAGATAATCAGAGGTATGGATTCTGCTCTTGACAGAGAAGTTCTGAGGGTTGTAAGACTGTTCCCTGATTTCATCCCGGGACAACATGAAGGCAGGAAAGTTAATGTGTATGTGAATTTGCCAATAAGTTTTGACCCTAATCGCTATTGATTATGGCACGAGGAAAACAGACCTGCAAGATATTGAAAGAGATACGTCGGCAGATTGCCGACGCAAACGGCATCGAGTTTGCCACGTCGGAATGTCGCTACAAGGGAGACTGTCTCGGCACGTGCCCAAAATGCGAGGCCGAGGTGCTCTACTTGGAGCAACAACTTCGCTCCCGTCAGCGCATGGGTAAAGCCATCATTCTCGCCGGAATCTCGACAGGTGCTTTAGCATTGCTAAATCCAAACGGCGTTTCCGCGCAGGCTCCGGATCCGAACCTGTCGCTCCCAATGGGAGATATTGCAGTCCATGCTGTAACCGATACATTTATGGTGAAAGGCGTCGTGTGCGAAAAAATAGACAGCAATGGAATAACACAACGAGAACCATTGATAGGAGCAACTATAATCAATTTACGAAACAATAAGGGTTGTGCTTCAGGTATTGAAGGTGATTTTGAAATAGAAGTTGCGCCCGGCGATACATTGGAAGTGTCATTTCCCGGATATCATATTCTGAAAGTGCCAATCAAGCGATGGTCCGATAATTTAGATATTGTGCTTGAAGCAGACGAGTCGGTATTAACGGGCGACGTACTTGTTCTGGGAGGTGCTATTTCTGTGAAAAGAGAAATAAATCATTATCTCGACCTCAATGTGATTGATGAGGAAGGCAACCGCATTGACAAAGATGATTTGTATATTGAACGAATATGGATAGACGATGACAACGAAGAAGATTCCCGATTTTTATCACCGGAATACTTTGATGAAAAACATCCATGTCGAATATTCTGGGATTATGATTATGGTTTAACTGATGAAGAAGGCAAGCCATTAAAAGAAGCTACACTCCGTATCGAGGCAGATGGCTACGACGACCCTGTGATAATCAAGGTTAAATATCCCAAGCGCAACACCAAGAAAACCATCAAGTTCAAACATAAGGAGAAATAGCTATGGCCACGGTCTCGAAATATAAGAAAAGTGCATATATGAAATCACTCATACCATTAATGATGCTATTCTGCTGTTTAGGTCTTTTTTATTTGTTCATGGGGTCGCTAAACGGTGAAGGTTTCGCAAACACATCTGTGATGATTTCATCGCTCTTATCGTTTTTGTCGATAATATTTGGTTGGCTATTAATACTGAGTTTGAAATTATTTAGTAGAATTGTCATTGACGAAAATGGATTGACATATTATCTGCCATATCTGCCGATACTTGTTTTCACTAAAGACCTCCATGACTACGACTGTAAATGCAATGTAAGGGTCTTTAATCGTTACGGAGAATTGATAAATGGGGTTTGGCTCGTCAAAAACGGTATCGTAAAGCATGAAATCTACGACAATATATTTGCAAATTTTCAAGAATTGTATGACGCGATAGATTTACCGAAACATCATATCAAGAAACCTGTACCTCCATTTACGCACACCGCCTATCAACTTGGAGTCAGACGTATTAAAAACGAGCAGGCATGATTACTTTCTTCAAACACGATATTGTAGTGAATAGGAGTAAAGATGAACTTTTATCGTTTATCTCCGCTTCTACCGTTATTTCGTGTGACAGGATGAACTATGGCAAAAAGGACGAATTTCGCGGCTCGGTATGGCGAAACGGATTCCGCATAGCTCTGAATACATACTATGTTAATTCCTTTGCCTCCGATGCAGTCGGCATTGTAGAGCAAGTTGGAAAAGATAAATGTCGTGTTCATTTGGCGGTTGGTATGAGTGAGTTTGTATTGGTTATGATGGCCGTATGGAATATGGGATTGCTATTTATATTTATGCTTGTGTTATCATCTTGTTTTACAAATGGAATCGCTGTGGGCATAGCAAAGCTATTGATATTTATACCTTTTGTTTTGATTGATTTCCTGTTTCTACGATTCGCGTTATATGCCAACTATAAGAAACTTAAGAAGCGTATGCTTGAAATACTAACATGACAATATGGAAACGACACTGCGCTACATAGTAATAATCGCTATTGCCTATGGCATAGGCAAGGGAATATATCAGTCGACACGTTCACGGTCGATTGACTATTCTCTATGGGCGATTATCGCGCTTATGAGTGCAGTGTTATGGATTTCAAGAGGATTTCTTATCTCCAGTCGGATATATGATTTCCTGATGATTGCCGTATGGCTTATTGCAATCGGTTGTTTTGTTTTCTCGCGGAAATCCCAATATGGAAAGTATTTGAAATCTATTGCCATTAGTGGACTTTCTGTTTTCTTTGCTGTCTTTAGCCATTGGAATATAAAGGCGCAGTCCATCGTTCCAACAACCTTAATAACTTCACTAAAGGGATATTCAACAAATCGAATAGATGAGGTATGTTTCCGTTATAACGGAACCCCATTTTGGAGAAGTTACAATCTCAACAACTACCCAAATGTAAAGCTACTTCCTGAGCAGTACGATGTAAGTTTGACAATCAAGCCGATTTCACCCAATATCGCCAAACTTGAATCAATCACGTTAATTCCAAAAGCAAAGATATGAAAACTTCTCTCCGATATAATATTGCGCTTTGCATGGTATGGGTGCAGCTCGCCCTACTGCCTGTTGTTATTGGTATGGAGATGATCTTAGATAACCACCAACTATGGCGGTGGAATCTTGATTTGTGGGTGTGGATGTTTGGTTTTGCATTAGGATTGTTTATCAAACCGATTGCCGGTAATATTGAAGCTCCGCAAATTCTTAAATATTGGATCCATTTTGATTTTGTCGCCTCGTGGATTCTTGCTCTTCCGTTTTTCCTGATATTTTTAAGCTGTTTCCCTTCTATTTATGATAAAAACGATAACTACATATTGTATAAAGATAGCGGCCCGTTTGATTGTGTGCCCACAGCTTACATTGGATTAAAAGACGGGCCATTCATATCTCCTATCAAAACCAATATATATCCATTTTTCGGTACTGCTGAAACATATCTTACCATCAATAAAGAAATGGGATATTTTGCTGTGACAACAGATAAAGAAAATGGATCAGTTTGGGTACATCCTCTTGATTCAATAAAATATGCCAGATTCGCACCTGAAATCGGACTGCTGATAGACAATCTGTTTCAATACAATCCATTAACCGGCCAAATGACCTCAGGTAGTTTCACATTACCCTCACCGTTTGCCACGGTGAGTTATCGTCAGGGATGCACTATTCACTATGATTGCCGAAATCCAAATGTGGATGTTCTGATAGATTATTACAATGCGGATGACACTCGCACGCCAGCCAAAGATTGCGTGCAGATAAGATACCACGGCCCCGACCATCAATATCTGAATTTTTCCTTACCAAAAGATTCTGTGCCTTGGATGTCGCCTGCCGAAGTGCGCCGGTTTATCATCAACTTGAATAGGAGGACTGAGAAATGAATAAGGTATTGGCAGAATACATTTCTATATGCTCTCAATTCCGCAAAGACGGCTTGAGCAAACCTGAAAGGAAACAGCGACATGCCATGCTTTCGGAATGGACCAAAAACATTCATACGGATGAAATCCCGACAATGCTGGAATTATGTGAATTTCGGGATTGTTATGGCGAACTGTGCTATAATAATTATTTCATCAAATCCATAATAATTCCTGTGGTAGCCGCTGACTTTGAAAACAACGGAATTGATGGCATCAAGTTTTTGTTCAGTTGTTTCCGTGGTCACGATAGGTTATATAACAATGCCAATAGTCCGCTATCCATTTTTTGTGACGCTATTGGTTATAAGTACAATCCCATACAGTTGGCTGATTTAGTTCTTGATGTGGAACCTGAAAATCTTGATGTATTGAATTTCAAGTATTATTCTTTGAAATCATATTTGGAATTTTCCCTCCACGAAATACCGTCAGGCATACTCGACGGTATGAATGGAGTTTCGGTTTCAGCCATTCTGGATATGCTTCACATTGTAGATGAGTTTCAATACTTATCAGAAAGACTTTCGTTGAATGATGACAGTGCATTGATTGCCGATTGCCGCAAATTCTATTCCGCTTACGAGAACTATCTCAAGAATCTGGATTCATTCAAGAACTTTGCAGATTATCTGAATAGGAACGGTATTGAATACAAAGTTTACAGCAGCACATATTATTACGAATAGAGGTATGAAGAAGTGGCAGAAAATATTGGGCGTTATTGTCGGCGTGATAATCGGAATATTGAATTTCATCATATTCCGAGCAATCGAGTATGTCTATATATCAAATGATCTTATAGGCGAGGATAACTTGCCATTATGGCAAGTCAGTAACTATTTTATGGCTTTGGAAGTCCTTTTTATTGTGACTTACATTGCTGGAATCATACTTTTTATCAAGTTATGGCGGAAAGGGGGCAGTCGATGAATTTTTTATACAAAGCAAAATGGATTATCATGGTGTTATCCGCAATAGTGTGGGGAATGACCTTTGGCGTGTTGTTCGCAGGAGGCTCGGCATTTGTCAATCGCACGTTTCTGATTCTCAATTTGATTCTGCTTTTGGCTCAGATTATGAATGTGGTAAGGGCATTTCTGATTGGCAAGAAAGACATTGGCATCATACTTTCAATATGTTTGGCTATAACAATATCGCTCTTATGGGCTACATATCTATGGGGTTGGAATTATACTGTCAAGGCATTAACAATCGGATTTGAATGAAAGGGAGCATCTTATATATTATTGGTATCGTCTGCAATATTTTATTGCTGGCATACAGTGTGTTCCTATTTGTAGGTCTTGGTAACGAGTGGTTTGATAAGGAGCTTTATCTTACCTCTGCTACTGCGCGGACTGCTATCTTTGTTATGATGGTTGGCACAATGGCGTTGTTCCTTATTAACCTCAGAATATGCCGCAGCCGATATAATGGACGAGGATTAAAATGGCTGTATTCATTCAATATTTTTATCAATCCTGTCGTTTCGGTTCTCTTTCTTCGAGGAAAAGAAATGCCCAACTTCATGAATAAAGAATGGAAACGGAGAATGTATGTGGCAGGGATGTATCTCAATTATAGTTTTCTAATTTGGCTCGTAGCTTTATTGATAATAAGCCTGATTTCAAACGACCTCGGAAATCTTATGTTTTCTCAAACATGGATATGGATTTTATTGGGCTTGCCGACAATAATTCTATACCAATACAATATGGCAATCTGCATAAAGGAAGATACATTTCCCAAAATGTTGGCATTGATCTTCGGCCTTGTATTTTACTCTCCGTCTTATTCCCGTCGTGTCCTTAAAAACAACTGGCTATGAAGAAATCACATATCATCTTTGCGCTGATAGCTTTTTCGCTGGCTGGAATACTGATGTTTACTCTTAGTATAGCCAATCTTCGCAAGACTAATAAACAGATAAACGACATATTCGATACTTATTATAGTCATGTCGATTATATATTGAAAGGACAGGTAATATCCAAAAAGCTACTTTACGATTATGGCTCTCATTATAAGGATGCTTATATTCTAACTGTTCAAGTCGATTCAATGGAGATAATGAAGAATGAATTATCAGATGACGAGCGATTTTTCGGAATTTATGATTCTGAATTGAAACGAGCCTATATCATTTCTCCTATATACAGTTACAGAACCTTCCAGCCATATGGAGATAATGAGGAGTTGCCACGAATCAGCGTCTTAACATCAACAAGAGATCGCACCGTCAAATTTTCAGACGGTCTTGAATTGGGTATGATTATTTCTGATTCCAAAGATGTGTTCAATGAGTTTGAGAATGAGAATACGATTCATTTCTAAACGACAATCAAATATGAAACTGAAAAATAAAAACACCGGCAAATTTATTGGTGTGGCGACTATTAGCGGCATACTGACTTTCGCTATCGCTTGCGGATTGTGGTATATGGTTTCAGGCGTGAATTGGTTGGATTTTTGGGGGATTCTTGTCTCAATCATTTCGTTTTGGATAATCGGGGCATTGATAGCGTGGCTTATCGTTCCTGACAGGAAAAACTATCTGTTGAGCGTCGCAGCATATTTATCCACAATCGGGGTTAATTTCATTATAGCGGCCTTTGACTTACTCAACGGAGAACCCTCGATAAACGGATGGATTGTCCTGTTCGCAATAGGCTTCGCAATTATCTCCATTCCCGGAGCTATTCTGTTGAATTTAGTAACAACACGTATTCTCAAATGAATACCGATAAATACATAGCAAAGGAATCGTTTACGGCACCAATCCTGTGTGTCGGAATGACAGCATGGTGCATATGGGTCGGTTGCACTGAGGGCTGGAATATACTCAGTGTTGGCGGTCTGGTCTTTTTTGCCGTCGGCATTGTCATTTACATATTCAAGTATGTGAAATATGGACGCAGCGTATTGATGATTGATGAAACCGGAATCACTATAAAAGATTGGCACAAGAATAAACTCCTGCATTGGGACGAAATCGAGAAATGCGACATAGCATGGCGCACCGCTATGGGGCACTGCTTCCGTTGTCTGGGCATAAAGACTTTGGCAGGGAAACGAGAAAAATTCCACGACGTAAGACTATCTGGCAAATTATGCCGAAACAGGAGCGTAAGACAAGCCATTGAAAAGTTTGGCGGAACCGAAATATTCGATTATGAAGGTTCAAGCCAACAGAACCGCTATGTCGTAAATATTATGATCTTCGCACTATTGGCAGTATTCGTATTCTTCATAATTTACTCCATACTATGAAAAAGGCCGGAAAAATAATCGCATATTCTATCGCTCTCCTTATTGTTATAGCGATAGCAGTTTCTATTGTCGCAATTTATCATATGGGATACAATACAGCTCATTACAGAGAGAAAGACATTGAGGCAATAAATCAGGCGACCTTTGAGAATAGATACAACGAGCAATCGGAACATAAAGATATAATTATAAGCAAAGAAGAAGCCATAAAGAATTATTACGGCAAAGATTCGGTATTCGATATTGACCGTGAAGATTATGAAACCGCAAAATGGGTTCTGGAATCTTCATTTCCGAAAGAAATAATCAGAGATGGAGGCGGGTACAAATGCGTTGAGTCCGGAAACACATCATCCGTCGATAGGATAATAAGGATGTTTCCTATTGACCGGTATTTCAAACAATACCTTGGTGTCTGGCAGAATGGGCGAAAGACCGTCACTATATATCTCACAACAGAATACACTCCGGAGTATGTGGGGCAATATGTGCAATACAAGGGTCTAATACCGGAAGAGATTACGGTAACCATTGATTTGATGACCGAAAAACTATCCTTATAATCCAACTACCATGATTTTAATACTCGGAATTATAATACATCTGATTCTCTTTACTTTACTGACGGTGGTGATTGCATTGCCATTGGCCGGTATTGTATGTTGGCTAAGCAGGAAGCATAGGAAACGTAATACCATACTGGCATTATCATCGCCATTTGTGTTTATATATTCGTTCTATTTCACTTGTCTAATCGGCGGTTTCACCTGTGCATCAATCTTTGATACCGGCTGCGGAATGGACGGATACTATAAGACCGATTTGCCTAACGGTTATCAGATAGAATCCCTTGCGGATGACTTCGACCGCGAATATTTCACAGGGTATATCCGCAAAGACGGAGCGCGCGTTTTTGAATGGGTAACTAAAATCAAGATTGTAGGCGATTCGATTTGTGGAGAACAGTCTTTTGAGCCTGCCGG is part of the Duncaniella dubosii genome and encodes:
- a CDS encoding carboxypeptidase-like regulatory domain-containing protein, coding for MARGKQTCKILKEIRRQIADANGIEFATSECRYKGDCLGTCPKCEAEVLYLEQQLRSRQRMGKAIILAGISTGALALLNPNGVSAQAPDPNLSLPMGDIAVHAVTDTFMVKGVVCEKIDSNGITQREPLIGATIINLRNNKGCASGIEGDFEIEVAPGDTLEVSFPGYHILKVPIKRWSDNLDIVLEADESVLTGDVLVLGGAISVKREINHYLDLNVIDEEGNRIDKDDLYIERIWIDDDNEEDSRFLSPEYFDEKHPCRIFWDYDYGLTDEEGKPLKEATLRIEADGYDDPVIIKVKYPKRNTKKTIKFKHKEK